The Desulfuromonadales bacterium genome includes a region encoding these proteins:
- a CDS encoding response regulator, which yields NRHYLQADQQTEKSEWWTVLVVDDQEMVRLAIVAALRKEGYSLLQASNGAEGLKIALQQKPHLIITDTVMPRMDGYEMFRALQANLDTRDIPVIALSSKAAAEEEAMLLERGYFDFVAKPINPVRLTARVKRALRLVYGKGEPPAR from the coding sequence AACAGGCACTATCTGCAGGCCGACCAGCAGACCGAAAAGAGCGAATGGTGGACGGTTCTGGTTGTCGACGACCAGGAGATGGTGCGCCTGGCCATCGTCGCCGCCTTGCGCAAGGAGGGCTACAGCCTTTTGCAGGCGAGCAACGGAGCGGAAGGGTTGAAGATTGCCCTGCAGCAGAAGCCGCACCTGATCATTACGGATACGGTGATGCCGCGGATGGACGGCTACGAGATGTTTCGCGCCCTGCAGGCCAATCTCGACACGCGCGACATCCCCGTCATCGCCCTCTCGTCGAAGGCGGCGGCGGAGGAAGAGGCAATGCTTCTCGAGAGGGGGTATTTCGACTTCGTCGCCAAGCCGATCAATCCGGTGCGGCTGACGGCAAGGGTCAAGCGGGCCCTGCGCCTCGTCTACGGGAAAGGCGAGCCGCCGGCACGGTGA